A region from the Salidesulfovibrio onnuriiensis genome encodes:
- the ahbC gene encoding 12,18-didecarboxysiroheme deacetylase, with protein sequence MIGISKLYCGAVEPSDALRYGRESGKLPSHLLQFSKDKKPVVVWNMTQRCNLKCVHCYAHAVDPSDHKDPIGTDKAKEIIDDLAQFGAPVMLFSGGEPLVREDLTELAKYATGKGMRAVISTNGTLITKRKAAELKEVGLSYVGISLDGAEAVHDKFRGVPGAYKQALKGVENCMAEGLKVGLRFTINKRNAGEIPHLFDLLEAMEVPRICFYHLVYSGRGSELIKEDLNHQETRETVDLIMDRTRALFDKGKPKEVLTVDNHADGPYVYYRMLKEDPVRAEQVKELLQWNEGNSSGRGIGCISWDGQVHADQFMRHITFGNVLERPFSEIWTDESIELLHKMKDKRPHVKGRCAKCRFLNICGGNFRARAEAYHGDFWAEDPACYLTDEEITGEPL encoded by the coding sequence ATGATAGGAATTTCCAAACTATATTGCGGCGCAGTGGAACCGTCGGACGCACTCCGCTACGGCCGCGAGTCCGGGAAGCTCCCTTCCCATCTCCTGCAATTCTCCAAGGACAAGAAGCCCGTGGTGGTCTGGAACATGACCCAGCGGTGCAACCTGAAATGTGTGCACTGCTACGCCCACGCGGTGGACCCCAGCGACCACAAGGACCCCATCGGCACGGACAAGGCCAAGGAGATCATTGACGATCTGGCCCAGTTCGGCGCTCCGGTCATGCTCTTTTCCGGCGGCGAACCCCTGGTGCGCGAGGACCTGACCGAACTGGCCAAATACGCCACGGGCAAGGGCATGCGCGCTGTCATCTCCACCAACGGAACCCTGATTACCAAGCGCAAGGCCGCCGAGCTCAAGGAAGTGGGCCTGTCCTACGTGGGAATTTCCCTGGACGGCGCCGAAGCGGTGCACGACAAGTTCCGCGGCGTTCCCGGTGCCTACAAGCAGGCGCTCAAGGGCGTGGAGAACTGTATGGCCGAAGGCCTCAAGGTGGGCCTTCGCTTTACCATCAACAAGCGCAACGCAGGCGAAATTCCGCACCTCTTCGACCTGCTCGAGGCAATGGAAGTTCCCCGCATCTGTTTCTACCACCTGGTCTACTCTGGACGCGGTTCCGAGCTGATCAAGGAAGACCTGAACCACCAGGAAACCCGGGAAACCGTGGACCTGATCATGGACCGCACCCGCGCGCTCTTCGACAAGGGCAAGCCCAAGGAAGTGCTCACCGTGGACAACCACGCGGACGGCCCCTACGTCTACTACCGCATGCTCAAGGAAGACCCGGTCCGCGCCGAGCAGGTCAAGGAGCTGCTGCAGTGGAACGAGGGCAACTCGTCCGGGCGCGGCATCGGCTGCATCTCCTGGGACGGCCAGGTTCACGCGGACCAGTTCATGCGCCACATCACCTTCGGCAATGTGCTGGAACGCCCGTTCTCCGAAATCTGGACCGACGAAAGCATCGAGTTGCTGCACAAGATGAAGGACAAGCGCCCCCACGTGAAGGGCCGCTGCGCCAAGTGCCGCTTCCTGAACATCTGCGGCGGCAACTTCCGCGCCCGCGCCGAGGCCTACCACGGCGATTTCTGGGCCGAAGACCCGGCCTGCTACCTGACGGACGAGGAAATCACCGGCGAACCGCTGTAG
- the hemB gene encoding porphobilinogen synthase → MPLLDFHRGRRLRTSPALREMVRENEVRPQDLVMCYFVAETEDPDFRKPISSMPGQYQLSLDQLERQVAGAVKNGLRSCLLFGIPAEKDEVGSQAYAEDGIVQQAIRRLKTNWPELIVIADTCLCEYTSHGHCGIVSSKGEIKNDPTLDLLARAAVAQAKAGADIIAPSDMMDGRVAAIRAALDEAGFINTPIMSYSVKYASGFYGPFREAAEGAPKFGDRTTYQMDPANGREGLREAAADLDEGADIIMVKPGMPYLDMVRMLRDNFDAPVAAYQVSGEYSMIKAAAQNGWLDEKTVVMESLVAFKRAGADLIISYFTEDVLKTLNG, encoded by the coding sequence ATGCCATTGCTGGATTTTCACAGAGGAAGACGACTGAGGACATCTCCGGCCCTGCGTGAAATGGTCAGGGAAAACGAAGTCAGGCCCCAGGACCTGGTCATGTGCTATTTCGTGGCCGAGACTGAAGACCCGGATTTCAGGAAACCCATCAGTTCCATGCCCGGCCAGTACCAGCTTTCCCTGGACCAGCTGGAGAGGCAGGTGGCCGGGGCCGTGAAAAACGGCCTGCGCAGCTGCCTCCTTTTCGGCATCCCTGCCGAAAAGGACGAAGTGGGCTCCCAGGCCTATGCCGAGGACGGCATCGTCCAGCAGGCCATCCGCAGGCTCAAGACCAATTGGCCCGAACTCATCGTCATCGCGGACACCTGCCTGTGCGAATACACCTCCCACGGGCACTGCGGCATCGTCTCCTCCAAGGGCGAGATCAAAAACGACCCAACCCTGGACCTGCTGGCCCGCGCGGCCGTGGCCCAGGCAAAGGCGGGCGCGGACATCATCGCCCCCTCGGACATGATGGACGGCCGCGTCGCCGCCATCCGCGCGGCCCTGGACGAGGCGGGCTTCATCAACACGCCCATCATGTCCTATTCCGTGAAGTACGCCTCCGGCTTTTACGGCCCGTTCCGCGAGGCGGCCGAAGGCGCACCCAAGTTCGGGGACCGCACCACCTACCAGATGGACCCGGCCAACGGTCGGGAAGGCCTGCGCGAAGCGGCAGCCGACCTGGACGAGGGCGCGGACATCATCATGGTCAAGCCGGGCATGCCCTACCTGGATATGGTCCGCATGCTGCGCGACAACTTCGACGCGCCCGTGGCCGCCTACCAGGTCAGCGGCGAGTACAGCATGATCAAGGCCGCCGCCCAGAACGGCTGGCTGGATGAAAAGACCGTGGTCATGGAGTCCCTCGTCGCCTTCAAGCGCGCGGGGGCGGACCTCATCATCAGCTACTTTACCGAAGACGTCCTCAAGACGCTGAACGGATAG
- the ahbD gene encoding heme b synthase: MNGHKGCPPEGHPGGHPGGGHPHGKGHPGADGPPKMTLEDGSPVCRLVAWEVTRSCNLACKHCRAEAHPEPYEGELSTEQAKALIDTFPDVGSPIIIFTGGEPMMRHDVYELIAYAKGKGLRCVMAPNGTLIDAESAKRMKDAGVERCSISIDAPEAAQHDEFRGEKGAFDASMRGIQHLKDTGIEFQINTTVTKNNLHLFKDIFQLCERIGASAWHIFLLVPTGRAEELGAEVISADEYENVLNWFYDFRKTTDMQLKATCAPHYHRILRQRAKEEGIPVNFENFGLDAVSRGCLGGVGFCFISHRGQVQPCGYLELDCGNVLETPFPEIWRKSQHFLNLRNPKVYEGKCGHCEYERVCGGCRARAATMNGHYLREEPLCSYQPKKKPRD, from the coding sequence ATGAACGGACACAAAGGCTGCCCGCCTGAAGGGCATCCCGGAGGACACCCCGGCGGAGGCCATCCGCACGGCAAGGGGCATCCCGGAGCCGACGGCCCGCCCAAGATGACGCTGGAGGATGGCAGCCCGGTCTGCCGCCTGGTGGCCTGGGAAGTGACCCGCTCCTGCAACCTGGCCTGCAAGCACTGCCGGGCCGAGGCGCACCCCGAGCCCTACGAGGGCGAGCTTTCCACCGAGCAGGCCAAGGCCCTCATCGACACCTTCCCGGACGTGGGCAGCCCCATCATCATCTTCACGGGCGGCGAGCCCATGATGCGCCACGACGTGTACGAGCTCATCGCCTATGCCAAGGGCAAGGGCCTGCGCTGCGTCATGGCCCCCAACGGGACGCTCATCGACGCGGAAAGCGCCAAGAGGATGAAGGATGCGGGCGTGGAGCGCTGCTCCATCTCCATTGACGCGCCCGAGGCGGCCCAGCACGACGAGTTCCGAGGCGAAAAGGGGGCCTTCGACGCCTCCATGCGCGGCATCCAGCACCTCAAGGACACGGGCATCGAGTTCCAGATCAACACCACGGTGACCAAGAACAACCTGCACCTGTTCAAGGACATCTTCCAGCTCTGCGAACGGATCGGGGCCTCGGCATGGCACATCTTCCTGCTCGTGCCCACGGGCCGGGCCGAGGAGCTGGGCGCGGAGGTCATTTCCGCGGACGAATACGAGAACGTGCTCAACTGGTTCTACGACTTCCGCAAGACCACCGACATGCAGCTCAAGGCCACCTGCGCACCGCATTACCACCGCATCCTGCGGCAGCGGGCCAAGGAGGAAGGCATCCCGGTGAACTTCGAGAACTTCGGCCTGGACGCCGTGAGCCGGGGCTGCCTGGGCGGCGTGGGCTTCTGTTTCATTTCCCACCGGGGCCAGGTGCAGCCCTGCGGCTACCTGGAACTGGACTGCGGCAACGTGCTGGAAACCCCGTTCCCGGAGATCTGGAGAAAATCCCAACATTTTCTCAACCTTCGCAACCCCAAGGTATACGAAGGCAAATGCGGGCACTGCGAATACGAACGCGTGTGCGGCGGCTGCCGGGCTCGCGCTGCGACCATGAACGGCCACTACCTCCGGGAAGAGCCGCTGTGTTCCTACCAACCCAAGAAAAAACCGCGCGACTAG
- the ahbA gene encoding siroheme decarboxylase subunit alpha yields the protein MDSYDKQILDIIQSGFPIAPHPYDVVGEQVGLTGAEVLARVRALKQQGVIRRMGANFQSHKLGWQSTLCAASVPEDRVDEFVAEVNRHDGVTHNYLRENEFNIWFTMIAPDMDTVEATLAEITANTGIKVLNLPASRLFKIKVDFKMDR from the coding sequence ATGGACAGTTACGACAAACAGATCCTGGACATCATCCAGTCCGGCTTTCCCATCGCCCCGCACCCCTATGACGTGGTGGGCGAACAGGTGGGGCTGACCGGGGCCGAAGTGCTGGCCCGGGTGCGCGCCCTCAAGCAGCAAGGCGTGATCCGCCGCATGGGCGCCAACTTCCAGTCCCACAAGCTGGGCTGGCAGTCGACCCTGTGCGCGGCCAGCGTGCCCGAGGACAGGGTCGACGAGTTCGTGGCCGAAGTAAACCGCCACGACGGCGTGACCCACAACTACCTGCGCGAAAACGAATTCAACATCTGGTTCACCATGATCGCCCCGGACATGGACACGGTCGAGGCCACCCTGGCCGAGATCACGGCAAACACCGGCATCAAGGTCCTCAACCTTCCCGCCAGCCGCCTGTTCAAGATCAAGGTGGACTTCAAGATGGACCGATAG
- the rpe gene encoding ribulose-phosphate 3-epimerase: protein MILSPSMLSSDFANMETELQALEAAGLEWVHLDVMDGRFVPNITFGPPIIKAMRKKSNLFFDCHLMIEEPGRYIQEFADAGSDLICVHAEACTHLERVCAQIADAGCKPAVALNPHTPLELIKYLIPQLHMVLLMSVNPGFGGQKFIPFTMDKLRDLKAMITDMNAGTLIQIDGGVTPENTPDLVRAGADVLVSGSAFFGFPPYRERHEVFQAAAKQA, encoded by the coding sequence ATGATCCTTTCCCCTTCCATGCTCTCCTCGGACTTCGCCAACATGGAGACCGAGCTCCAGGCCCTGGAGGCCGCGGGCCTCGAATGGGTCCATCTGGACGTCATGGACGGGCGCTTCGTGCCCAACATCACCTTTGGCCCGCCCATCATCAAGGCCATGCGCAAGAAGTCGAACCTGTTCTTCGACTGCCACCTGATGATCGAGGAACCGGGCCGCTACATCCAGGAATTCGCGGATGCGGGTTCGGACCTCATCTGCGTGCACGCCGAGGCCTGCACCCACCTGGAACGCGTCTGCGCCCAGATTGCGGACGCCGGCTGCAAGCCCGCCGTGGCGCTCAACCCGCACACCCCGCTGGAGCTGATCAAATACCTCATCCCACAGCTGCACATGGTGCTGCTCATGTCCGTGAACCCGGGCTTCGGCGGCCAGAAGTTCATCCCCTTCACCATGGACAAGCTGCGCGACCTGAAAGCCATGATCACGGACATGAACGCGGGAACGCTCATCCAGATCGACGGCGGCGTGACCCCGGAGAACACCCCGGACCTGGTCCGCGCCGGAGCCGACGTGCTGGTTTCCGGCTCGGCCTTTTTCGGATTCCCGCCCTACAGGGAACGCCACGAGGTGTTCCAGGCGGCCGCGAAACAGGCGTAA